The DNA region GCGCTGCCCGCATAGGGCGGGTCGCGGACCGGCTCCCGTTCATCCACGATGTATTCCTCCTCCAACGGCGGGAAGGTTTCGATATCCCCGGCGTTTTGGTTCAATACGATCTGGTTCTCGCTGGTCTCCGCGATCAGTTCGATCGGCACGACCTTCTCTTCGCGGCGGAACAGACTGCCTACGCGCACAACGATGGCATTGAGCGCCTTGTCGGCGGGGTCGACCACCACGCGGTTCAATAGACCGACGGGATGACCGTCCGCTGCCAGAACGGCAGCCTTCTTTTGAAGTTGGATGGTTGCATTCATTTGTTTGCTCCTTTCCAGGCGGAGATTCCTTGCATTCGAAAGGCTGGTCTCGCCCATAACGCTTCCCCCCGCAACAGATCAACTCGTCACACCCCCATGGAAATTGCATTTACACACAAATCATTATACAGAGTTATGAAGCCCTGCCCAGCTTAAAATCTTTTGTTCTAAAGAAATTCTAATGCGATGCAGAGTAAAAGTGAAAATCACCCTTAATTTCAGATAAAATAGACGGAAGAGCCGCCGCACAAATCGCTTCGCCCTCTCGCGGGGACATGCCACCGGAGGTTGATATGAAGGTTTTCATCAGTTCCACCTACAAAGATTTGATCGAGTACTGCCAAGCCGTGTATGATGAAAACAATCCACGAATGCGACCACGAATTCACGCATGGAAGCCGAACATTCGAGCGTTCGTGAAAAATTTGTGGACGGTTGACCAAGGATACACTACGCCATGACCACCAAAAAACTCGTTCCATTCCTCATTGCACTTTTAGGTCTCGCCCTCGTTATCGCCGCAATCGTCGTTTGGCTCGAACCGCCCGCGGAAGGCGGAGTATTCGCTACGGCAGGGTCAATCATTTTATTCCTTTCTGGGCTAGGTACAAGCATCAAGGGTTGGGTGGATGTTTTCAAAAAAGACCCGCCAACAACAAACACACAAACCCAGACTCAAAAACAAGAGCAAGTCATTCATATTCACTATCCTCCCGCTCCCCAATCTTCAAATCCCAATCCACAACCTGCCAAGAACACTCTTCCTCAACAAAGTTTCTTCGTCGGGCGCGAAAAAGAATTGGGCATCATCCTTGCCGCGCTTTCTCCAGAGTCACGCACATGGGGCGCATTGATAGACGGACCCGGCGGCATCGGCAAGACCGCGCTTGCAATTCACGCCGCGCACAAAGCCGAAGGCTTCGAGCGCAAAATTTTCATCACCGCCAAAGTGCGAGAACTGACCGCCGAAGGTGAAGCAAAACTGACCGATTTCACCCGCCCGACCTACCTCGCCATGCTGGACGAACTCGGCAAAGAACTGGGCGCAGACGGACTCGAAAAACTCCCGCCCGATGATCGTCCCAACGAACTGCGCCTCGCGTTGGCGGGAGTGAAAGCGCTGATCATCTTCGACAATTTGGAAACCCTGCCAGAAGAAGAACGGACGCGCCTGTTCCAATTCCTCTCGCGCCTACCCACGGGCAACAAAGCCATCGTCACCTCGCGCCGCCGCTCGGACGTGGACGCGCGTATCGTGCGCCTCGACCGCCTATCCCATGACGAAGCCATGCAATTGATTCGGGAACTTGCAAAAAAATATCCCCGCCTGGAACGCGCCACAACAGAAGAACACGAAAAACTTTATGCCATTACTCATGGGAATCCACTTTTCATCCGCTGGATCGTGGGGCAATTAGGTCGCGAAGGCTCTCGCCTGCGCACCATTGAAGAAGCGGTCGCCTTCATTGACAAAGCACCGAAAGGCAATGACCCGCTTGAATACATCTTCGGCGACTTGTTGGAGACTTTCAAAGAAGATGAAACCAAGGTTCTGGCGGCATTAACGCATTTCGACAAACCCGCCCAGCCGAAATGGATCGCGCAAATGACCGATTTGCCCGAAAAATCGGTCCAAACCGCATTGGAAGATTTAACCGACCGCTCCATACTGATAGCAGACTTTGAATCCCGTACTTTCTATCTCCCGCCGCTGACGGCTAAATTCATAAAAACCCGCCGCCCCGAAGCCGTGACCCAAACGGGCGACGCCCTCGTGAACCGCGCCTACGCCCTCGCTATGCAACACGGCGGACAAACCAAATTCGATGGCTTCCCCACGCTGGACGCCGAATGGGACTTTTTCTCAGCCGCCCTGCCACGCCTACTGGCAGGTGACAACGACCGACTCCAAACAGCGTGCGACCAACTCTTTCAGTTTTTCAACTTCATTGGCAGATGGGATGACCATATCTGGCTTCAAGAACAAGCCGAAGCGCGCGCCCTCTCCGTCGATAATAAAGAGAAAGCGGGCTGGCGAGCATATATGGCAGGATGGGTTTACCACCTCCGTAACCAACCCGCCGAAGTGCTGGCGTGCGCCGCCCGCGCCGCCGAACACTGGCAGGATAGCACCCCGCGCAACAAAGCGACTGCCATCCGTCTGCGCGGAGTCGGACACGAACTGAACGAAGACTACCCCGCCGCCATCGCGGCCTACCGCGAAGCGCTGGAAATCTTCCGCTCCATCTCTCCCGAAAGCGATGATTTCGCCATCGCGCTGAACTCCCTGGCAGGCGCAGAACACGCCAACAAAGACTACCCCGCCGCCGAACGCGACTACCGTGAAGCCCTGCGCCTTGCGAAGAAAAACAATCACCAAGAAATGATTGCTGGCATCCCAGGCTATCTAGCGGCTCTCGCCCTTGACCGCGAGAAGTGGGCAGAAGCCGAGTCGCTTGCTCGCGAAGCCCTCGCGCTGGCGGAAAAAGTCGGGCGGCAGGAGTTGATTGCATGGGATTGCCGCGTCCTCGCCAAAGCCCTGGTAAGGGCGAGGCATGCCTCGCCCCAACGGGACGAATCCCTACAAGAGGCGCTCGCCCTCTCCCGCCGCGCTGTTGAGATTTACACACGCCTGCGGCAGTCGCATAATTTGCAAGAAGCGCAGGAAACGTTGGCGGAAATCGAGAAAGCAATGCAATAATGTCGTTGCGAGGAGCCCGTAGGGCGACGAAGCAATCTCCCAATTATTAGGAGATTGCTTCGGGCGGAAGAACCCCACCCTCGCAACGACATGTGACAGCGGGGAATTTATGACATTTGTTACATCGTCACAGGCGGGATTGGCTGTAAAATAAGTCTTGTCATTGGAGACCGAATGGCAACACACAGGGGCACACGCCAGGCTCGCTACCCAAAATTTGACGCATACTCAAATTAAGGAGAACAAATGACCAAGCCCTACCCCCCCGAACCGTTTCGCATCAAAGTGACCGAACCGATCCGCCTCATTCCGCGTGAGGCGCGTGAAGCCGCCTTGAAGGAAGCGGGCTACAACCTGTTCCTCATGAATGCCGAAGACATGTTCATCGACCTGCTGACCGACTCCGGCACAGGCGCGATGAGCCACCATCAATGGGCAGCACTGATGCAAGGCGACGAGTCCTATGCGGGCGCGCGCTCGTTCCACCGCCTTAAAACCGCCGTGGAAGATGTGTTTGGCTTCAAGCATTTCGCCCCCACCCATCAGGGACGCGCCGCCGAAAACATCCTTGCGGCATGTCTCGTCAAGCCTGGTCAATGGGTGCCGAGCAACATGCACTTCGACACTACCGACGCCAACATCCGCGCGCGGCAGGGTCGCCCCGCCAACCTCGTCATCGACGAAGCGCACGATCCCGAAAACCGCCATCCCTTCAAGGGCAATATGGATATCGCCAAACTGCGCGCCTTCATCGAAAAGTATGGGCGTGAACAAATTCCACTGGGGATGATCACAGTCACAAACAACGCAGGAGGCGGACAACCCGTCTCGATGGAAAATCTGCGGGAAGTGTCGAAGGTCTACCGCGAGCATGGCATCCCGTTCTTCATCGACGCCGCACGCTACGCTGAAAACTGTTTCTTCATCCGGGAGCGGGAACCTGGCTTTGAGCGGAAATCGGTCAAGGAGATCGCGCGTGAAATGTTCTCACTGGCAGACGGCATGACCATGTCCGCCAAGAAGGATGCGATCGTCAACATCGGCGGGCTGATCTGCATGAACGACGATACGCTCTTTCAGAACGTGAAGAATGAGTTGATCCTGCGCGAAGGCTTCCCCACTTATGGCGGGCTGGCAGGGCGTGACCTAGACGCAATGGCGGTTGGACTCTACGAAGGCTTGGATGAAGACTACCTGCGCTACCGCCTCGGGCAGACGGCGTACCTCGCTTCACGCCTGAATGATGCTGGGATTCCCACCCTGCAGCCCACTGGCGGACACGGCGTGTACGTCAACGCGGGCGCGATCTTTCCGCACATCCCCAATTACGAATTCCCCGCCCAAGCGCTCGCCGTGGAGTTATACCGCGAAGGCGGCATCCGCGGCGTGGAGATCGGCTCGGTGATGTTCGCCTGTCTCGATCCCGAAGATAATAAATGGCATTACCCCGCGCTCGAACTCCTGCGCCTCGCCATTCCGCGCCGCACGTACACGCAAAGCCATCTTGATTATGTCGCTGACACCTTCGCCGCCATCAAATCCCGCGCCGACAAGGTCAAGGGCTACAAATTTACCTACGCACCGGAGTTACTGCGTCACTTCACAGCGAGGTTCGAGCCGCTGTAATATGCCTTACGCCAGCCGCATTGCACTGCTCATAAGCTGTCTCCCGGTTCTCGCCGCTTATTGGGTCTCCGAGAATATCTATGAACGCACGCCACATGTAGAGGATGAATTTGCCTATATCTGGCAAGCCCAGGTTTTTGCGCATGGACAAGCCTACATGGCATCACCCGTATATCCAACATTATTTGTTGTCCCGTTTGTGGTCGACCATAACGGCATTCGGTTCAGCAAATACCCTCCCGGCTGGTCCCTGGTATTAAGTCTTGGCATATTAACCGGGCTGACTGCGTGGATCAATCCGCTGCTGGCTGGTTTGGCTGTCTGGCTCACTTTCCGCCTCGGGCAAAAGATATTCGACAACCGCACGGCGCTTCTCACGATTTCACTGCTCGCAAGCTCTCCGTTCTTCCTGATGGTCTCAGGGACGCTGTTGTCACATTCCTGGTCGCTCGTTCTGAGCCTCGCACTTACTCTGGCGTGGCTGGATCTGTTCATTCGAAGTGACAACCCGCAGCAAGAGCGCCTCACACCGGAATGGATAAAAATTTGCGTTGCCGGACTCAGCCTCGGGGTTTTGGCATTGACCCGTCCATTGACCGCCATAGGCGTGGGGCTGCCATTTTTTATTCATGGCTTGGTCCTGTTATGGCGGGGGGATTCAATCATCCGTAGAAACGTACTGATGATCGGAGGCATCGCCGCAACGGCTGCGTCCATCCAGATCCTATGGCAGTACATCCTCACCGGCGATCCGATGCAAAACCTTTATGCATTATGGTGGGGATATGATCGGATCGGTTTTGGTGACGGGATCGGCACCCAGCCCGGCGGACACGGTCTGTTTTGGGTCGTCAACAATCTGGTCTCGAGCATGATGGCTGGAAGCAGGGATCTGTTTGGCTGGGGATCTGTCTCCTGGCTGTTCATCCCTTTTGGGCTATGGGCGGCGCGACGGAACCGTTCCGTGGAACTTCTTATTGGAGTCCCTGCCGGGTTGATCCTGATCTACACAGCCTATTGGGTCAGCCCCAATCTTTATGGACCGCGCTACTATTACGAAGGCATAACGATCGCGTGTTTACTGACATCCGCTGGAATTTTATGGTCGTCAGAACAGTGTAAAAGATCAAGACTTCCAAATGCAACAGTGCCGGTCCTGGCAATTCTGCTGATCTCCTACAATCTGCTCGTTTATCTGCCTGCCCGAATGGACACAATGCGGAATCTATACGCAATTAATCGGTATCAACTGACACCGTTCCTGACGGATGAAGCTGCATCCCTGACGCCTGCTGTGGTTATTGTTCACGCGCAGGAATGGACCGAATGCGCAGGGTTGCTCCCTCTTCAGGATCCCTGGCTAAGCACGCCTTTTATCTTCGCTTGCGATATGGACAATTCGTCCAACACGATCCGGCGGGAGGAATTTCCTGAGCGCAGGTTGATCCACTACTATCCAGCCACGAGGGAAATTTTACTGACTGCAAAAGAATAGGAAGTTCCCGTATCAAAAATCAAGATCGTTTTTCAGTCATGCATCTGGTTATAAGACGGAGCTAGACCTGAAGAGTGGTTCTGGATACAATCCCACTTACCCACCTAAAAAAGGAATACATATTTAATGGACTCTTTATACTACACCGATTATCTCGAACTCGATAAAATTCTCGATAGCCAGCATCCCAAAAGCGATCTGAAAACCGATGAGATGTTGTTCATCATCATCCATCAGGCATACGAACTGTGGTTCAAGATGGTCATCCACGAACTGGACCGGGTGCGGGAGATCTTTTCACAGCACAACATCAACGACAACGCGGGCGAGATGAGCATTGCCGTCCATAAGTTGAAGCGGGTGGCAAAGATATTTGAAGTCATCAACCAGCAGGTGGATATTCTCGAAACGATGACGCCGATGGACTTCCTCGAGTTTCGTGATCTGCTGGTGCCATCTTCGGGATTCCAGAGCCTGCAATTCCGCATCATCGAAGCGAAGCTGGGACTGAAAATGGAGCAACGCTACAAGGCGAACTATTACAAGAACACCCGTCCGGGTGGATTCAACCAACAGGATTACGAAACAATCAACAGCGTAGAGTCCGAGGCGACGTTGAAGGGGCTGGTCATCAAATGGGCGGAGCGGACTCCCTTCTTCGATGAGGCACTGTGGCGGGATTTCCAATCCCAATTCCCTGTGGAAGAGGGCGAACAAAAATTCTGGAGCGATTACAAACAGATCTACAAGAACAGTCTTTCGGGCTCGGTGGAGCTGCGCCAGTTCGACGAATTAGAGCGCATCTTTTACCGGGAAGGTTTGGGCGAGTTTTCGGTCGGCGCGATGCGGGCGGTGCTGTTCATTATGCTCTACCGCAACCTGCCGATCTTCCAACAGCCGTTCGACCTGCTCTCGACGCTGATCGACATCGACGAACTGCTTTCGCAATTCCGCTATAAGCACATGCTGATGGCGCGGCGGATGATCGGTCTGCGCTCGGGCACAGGCGGCACGAGCGGAGCGGGCTACCTCGAAGGCGCACTGCGGCAACATTACATCTTCAAGGAATTGACGGAGATTTCCACGTTTCTAGTGGACCGCAGCCACCTGCCAGGGTTGTCAAAGAGTGTAAAGGAAAAGACCAGTTTCAATATGTGAAAGAAAGCCGCTTCCGAAAAACGGAAGCGGCTTTTTCAGAAGCACGAAAACTATTTTGTATATTGCGGGAGCGCGTCCAGCGATTTCAGGTATATATAGATCGCTTGCAATTCATGGTCATAGAATTTGGCGTGATCCTTCCACGGCATCAAGGAGGGATTCATTCCATAGCCATCGGGCTTTATCCCGGTCCGGATCGTATTGATAAAATCTTGCTCCGTCCAGTTTGCGATGCTGCCGCCGGGTGTAATATTCGGGGAAATCACTGGTATGGTCGGGTCGGGGAAGGGACCGCCGTTCAGGTTGGGTCCGTGGCAGACGCGGCAATCATGGGTATCCACCATATACTTGCCGTACTCCACACTGGCTCCGGCCAGCGGCGCAGTAATCTGGGTTTCATGAGGCACTATTTCAACGGGAAGGTCGCCAAGCATGCCTGCTGTCAACAGAATCTTCGCCACAGGCGACAACCGTTCCCCTTTCAACTCACGATCTACGGGCGGCAAAGTGCGAATGTACGCAATGATCGCCCCAAGTTCTTCATTGCTCAGGTATGCCGTTGCAACCACCGCAGGCATGAAGATCGGCTTGCCCTGCGAATCGATTCCATGACGGATCGCGCTCACAAAATCTTGGTCCGTGTAGGTGGTGCCTATGCCGCCCTTGCCGCTGGTCAGGTTGGCGGAGTCGATGATGCCGAGCGGGGGCGAATCGAACCAGTTTTCCACTCCGCCCAGATCAGGTCCGTGACAACCCGCGCACAAAGACTCTACACGATGCTTGCCGAGTTCAAGGCTGGCTTCATCAGTGGGCAAAACGATGTCTGAAGGCGGAAACTCATACGTCTTGTTGAAGCGAGATTCCCCCATCAGAAACATCACCGTCACCACAACAAGCAGCAAGCCGATTAATGAGCCCAATACAATTCCGATCCATTTCAAGATTTTTTTCATTACCTTTAAATTCTCCTTTGGCAAAACGTAATTTTAGCGACTTGAACATAGTACATAATTCCACAGGAGATTTCAACCAATCTTTCCTCCCATTTTGTTTGGCATTATGTATGGCGTATATTGAAAAAGCATCCTTGACAAAAAGTAAAGTATTCTTTACAATATCAAAAGTCAAGCATACTTTACATGTCAAGGAGAAACTATGAACAAAAGTACAGTCATCGCACTTGGAATCGCCATCGGAGCCGCCATCGGCGCGGCAACAGGCGACATGGCAGTCTGGGTCGGCATCGGCGCGGCCTTGGGGCTGGCAATGAACGGGATCGGCTGCATCCTAAAAAAAGAAAGCGGTGAATAAACATGAACCAGAAACAGATCATGAGTCGCTATGGCAGGGAATTGGCGCTTGCCTCGATCGCTTATGCCATCCTGCTGGTGGCGAGCATCATCACCCTGCAGCGCTTCGAACTCTCGAAAGCCTTGCAAGTGGTCGTCGCCCTGCTGCCCGCCATCCCGACCGCCTTCGTCATCATCGCCATCATGCGCATGCTGATCAGCAGCGACGAACTCCAACAGCGCATCCAGCTCTACGCGGTTTC from Anaerolineales bacterium includes:
- a CDS encoding tetratricopeptide repeat protein; amino-acid sequence: MTTKKLVPFLIALLGLALVIAAIVVWLEPPAEGGVFATAGSIILFLSGLGTSIKGWVDVFKKDPPTTNTQTQTQKQEQVIHIHYPPAPQSSNPNPQPAKNTLPQQSFFVGREKELGIILAALSPESRTWGALIDGPGGIGKTALAIHAAHKAEGFERKIFITAKVRELTAEGEAKLTDFTRPTYLAMLDELGKELGADGLEKLPPDDRPNELRLALAGVKALIIFDNLETLPEEERTRLFQFLSRLPTGNKAIVTSRRRSDVDARIVRLDRLSHDEAMQLIRELAKKYPRLERATTEEHEKLYAITHGNPLFIRWIVGQLGREGSRLRTIEEAVAFIDKAPKGNDPLEYIFGDLLETFKEDETKVLAALTHFDKPAQPKWIAQMTDLPEKSVQTALEDLTDRSILIADFESRTFYLPPLTAKFIKTRRPEAVTQTGDALVNRAYALAMQHGGQTKFDGFPTLDAEWDFFSAALPRLLAGDNDRLQTACDQLFQFFNFIGRWDDHIWLQEQAEARALSVDNKEKAGWRAYMAGWVYHLRNQPAEVLACAARAAEHWQDSTPRNKATAIRLRGVGHELNEDYPAAIAAYREALEIFRSISPESDDFAIALNSLAGAEHANKDYPAAERDYREALRLAKKNNHQEMIAGIPGYLAALALDREKWAEAESLAREALALAEKVGRQELIAWDCRVLAKALVRARHASPQRDESLQEALALSRRAVEIYTRLRQSHNLQEAQETLAEIEKAMQ
- a CDS encoding tryptophanase, whose translation is MTKPYPPEPFRIKVTEPIRLIPREAREAALKEAGYNLFLMNAEDMFIDLLTDSGTGAMSHHQWAALMQGDESYAGARSFHRLKTAVEDVFGFKHFAPTHQGRAAENILAACLVKPGQWVPSNMHFDTTDANIRARQGRPANLVIDEAHDPENRHPFKGNMDIAKLRAFIEKYGREQIPLGMITVTNNAGGGQPVSMENLREVSKVYREHGIPFFIDAARYAENCFFIREREPGFERKSVKEIAREMFSLADGMTMSAKKDAIVNIGGLICMNDDTLFQNVKNELILREGFPTYGGLAGRDLDAMAVGLYEGLDEDYLRYRLGQTAYLASRLNDAGIPTLQPTGGHGVYVNAGAIFPHIPNYEFPAQALAVELYREGGIRGVEIGSVMFACLDPEDNKWHYPALELLRLAIPRRTYTQSHLDYVADTFAAIKSRADKVKGYKFTYAPELLRHFTARFEPL
- a CDS encoding tryptophan 2,3-dioxygenase family protein, producing the protein MDSLYYTDYLELDKILDSQHPKSDLKTDEMLFIIIHQAYELWFKMVIHELDRVREIFSQHNINDNAGEMSIAVHKLKRVAKIFEVINQQVDILETMTPMDFLEFRDLLVPSSGFQSLQFRIIEAKLGLKMEQRYKANYYKNTRPGGFNQQDYETINSVESEATLKGLVIKWAERTPFFDEALWRDFQSQFPVEEGEQKFWSDYKQIYKNSLSGSVELRQFDELERIFYREGLGEFSVGAMRAVLFIMLYRNLPIFQQPFDLLSTLIDIDELLSQFRYKHMLMARRMIGLRSGTGGTSGAGYLEGALRQHYIFKELTEISTFLVDRSHLPGLSKSVKEKTSFNM
- a CDS encoding c-type cytochrome; protein product: MKKILKWIGIVLGSLIGLLLVVVTVMFLMGESRFNKTYEFPPSDIVLPTDEASLELGKHRVESLCAGCHGPDLGGVENWFDSPPLGIIDSANLTSGKGGIGTTYTDQDFVSAIRHGIDSQGKPIFMPAVVATAYLSNEELGAIIAYIRTLPPVDRELKGERLSPVAKILLTAGMLGDLPVEIVPHETQITAPLAGASVEYGKYMVDTHDCRVCHGPNLNGGPFPDPTIPVISPNITPGGSIANWTEQDFINTIRTGIKPDGYGMNPSLMPWKDHAKFYDHELQAIYIYLKSLDALPQYTK